In a genomic window of Primulina huaijiensis isolate GDHJ02 chromosome 10, ASM1229523v2, whole genome shotgun sequence:
- the LOC140986864 gene encoding AAA-ATPase At2g18193-like: MYSVMDMQSMATNIFSAYASVAASMMLFRSVAYDIIPEPVKSAVFSALSQFFRHYFGRFFNQLPTQITMVVDEQCGISRNQIYDAAEVYLRTVDYPDSERFKVNKISKQKSISISMEKNQEVVDHFKGFKLKWQFVLIEPENQKNHFQPEKRFFELTFDKSRKDDVLNEYLPHIMAKAKETKDNERAVKLYTRDCPFNGEDDDSGNGGGYWGCINLDHPATFDKLAMDPCLKKSVIEDLDRFVRRRDYYKKVGKAWKRGYLLYGPPGTGKSSLIAAMANYLKFDVYDLELASLYSNSELKRILLSTTNRSIIVVEDIDCSVQMHDRSAEPEGNESSNTKLTLSGVLNFIDGLWSTCGDERIVIFTTNHKEKLDPALLRPGRMDMHIHMGYCTPEGFDVLALNYLGINDQTKAPCQEIKSFIGEVEITPAEIAEHLMRSEDVDLALQGVLDLLKKKKDEKTLVPVDEMTCDSGEAKDIIESDGIKIHKEQKMKFAKIWKSLTRGRSGKYNKMKHSEQSL, encoded by the exons ATGTATTCCGTGATGGACATGCAGTCAATGGCTACGAATATTTTCTCAGCCTACGCATCAGTTGCTGCATCGATGATGCTATTTCGATCGGTCGCCTATGATATTATTCCCGAGCCCGTAAAATCAGCTGTCTTTTCGGCACTCTCTCAGTTCTTCAGACATTACTTTGGAAGATTTTTCAATCAACTTCCCACCCAGATAACAATGGTGGTGGACGAACAATGTGGCATCAGTCGCAACCAAATCTATGACGCAGCTGAGGTCTATCTCCGCACGGTAGACTATCCCGACTCCGAGAGATTTAAAGTGAACAAAATTTCCAAACAGAAGAGCATCAGTATTAGTATGGAGAAGAATCAGGAAGTCGTTGATCATTTCAAAGGTTTTAAACTCAAATGGCAGTTTGTTCTGATCGAACCCGAGAATCAGAAGAACCATTTCCAACCGGAGAAGAGATTTTTCGAGTTGACATTCGACAAGTCGCGTAAAGATGATGTACTCAATGAGTACTTGCCTCACATTATGGCTAAGGCAAAAGAAACCAAAGATAACGAGAGGGCGGTGAAGTTATACACCAGGGACTGTCCCTTTAATGGCGAGGATGACGACAGTGGCAATGGAGGTGGGTATTGGGGCTGCATCAATTTGGATCATCCCGCCACCTTCGATAAATTGGCAATGGACCCGTGTTTGAAAAAATCCGTCATTGAAGATTTAGACAGGTTTGTGAGGAGAAGAGATTATTACAAGAAAGTAGGCAAGGCCTGGAAGAGAGGCTATCTCCTGTATGGACCTCCCGGGACAGGAAAATCGAGCTTGATCGCCGCCATGGCCAACTATCTGAAGTTTGATGTGTATGATTTGGAACTCGCCAGTCTATATTCAAATTCAGAATTGAAGAGAATCTTGCTGTCCACGACAAACAGGTCTATTATCGTAGTCGAGGATATTGATTGCAGTGTGCAGATGCATGACAGGAGTGCCGAACCCGAGGGCAACGAGTCCTCTAACACAAAG TTGACATTATCTGGAGTATTGAACTTCATAGATGGATTGTGGTCAACTTGTGGGGATGAAAGAATTGTTATTTTCACAACGAATCATAAGGAGAAGCTGGATCCTGCCCTGTTGCGCCCCGGTCGAATGGATATGCACATTCATATGGGGTATTGCACACCTGAAGGGTTTGATGTTTTGGCCTTGAACTACTTGGGAATCAATGATCAAACGAAGGCGCCATGTCAAGAGATTAAAAGCTTCATTGGGGAAGTAGAGATCACCCCTGCTGAAATTGCAGAACATTTGATGAGAAGCGAGGATGTTGATCTTGCACTTCAGGGGGTTCTTGATTTGCTCAAGAAAAAGAAGGACGAAAAAACTTTGGTGCCTGTCGATGAAATGACATGTGATAGTGGAGAAGCCAAAGATATCATTGAAAGCGATGGAATCAAAATTCACAAGGAACAGAAGATGAAGTTTGCTAAAATCTGGAAAAGTTTAACAAGAGGGCGATCGGGCAAATATAACAAGATGAAGCATAGTGAGCAAAGTTTGTAG
- the LOC140986323 gene encoding toMV susceptible protein tm-1(GCR26), producing the protein MEVLCIGTADTKLEELQFLSRSVRSNLQLFTTDSNFKVSVAVVDVSTSSKEVKSCGDFKFVSRNDVLSCSAAEGEKSSTLLPDARGKAIAIMNKALEAFLSKVQSDDILAGVIGLGGSGGTSLISSGFRSLPIGIPKVIVSTVASGNTEPYVGTSDLVLFPSVVDVCGINSVSRSVLSNAAAAFAGMVMGRLKLSKESATDNEKPTLGITMFGVTTPCVNAVKDRLAQEGFEPLVFHATGIGGRAMEDLVRAGLIQGVLDITTTEVADYIVGGNMACDSSRFDAILDKKIPLVLSVGALDMVNFGPRPTVPSNFQQRKIYEHNEQVTLMRTTTDENMKFAAFIAKKLNKSSSKVRVCLPKMGVSALDAPDKAFYDPEATGALIHEMQRIIETNEDRQVKVFPYHINDLEFSNALVDSFLEVCTNFKGVSSQAIDEPLKGTQDKTSGAVISSRSIISISHSLSSFPNAKPETIQRTQAILQRLKAQISAGKPIIGAGAGTGISAKFEEVGGVDLIVLYNSGRFRMAGRGSLAGLLPFADANAIVLDMANEVLPVVKEVPVLAGVCATDPFRRMDFFLKQLESIGFPGVQNFPTVGLFDGNFRQNLEETGMGYSLEVEMIAKAHEMGLLTTPYAFNQDEAISMAKAGADIIVAHMGLTTSGHIGAKTAVSIDESVLLVQAIADAAHQINPSAIVLCHGGPISGPKEAEYVLKRTNGVHGFYGASSLERLPVEEAITATVQQYKSISIT; encoded by the exons ATGGAGGTGTTGTGCATTGGAACTGCCGACACAAAGCTAGAAGAACTACAATTCCTCTCTCGGTCCGTTCGATCTAATCTCCAATTGTTTACCACTGATTCTAACTTCAAG GTGTCGGTGGCAGTAGTTGATGTGTCCACCAGTTCAAAAGAAGTTAAATCATGTGGGGATTTCAAGTTTGTGTCGAGAAATGATGTCCTCTCCTGCTCTGCGGCAGAAGGGGAGAAGTCCAGTACCCTGCTCCCAGATGCTAGAGGCAAAGCTATTGCGATCATGAACAAAGCTCTCGAGGCGTTCCTCAGCAAAGTTCAAAGTGATGACATTCTTGCTGGAGTTATCGGGCTTGGTGGTAGTGGAGGGACATCTTTAATTTCCTCTGGTTTTCGGTCCCTTCCCATTGGAATCCCAAAGGTGATTGTATCAACCGTGGCCAGTGGCAATACTGAACCATATGTTGGAACATCAGATTTGGTGTTATTTCCATCAGTGGTGGATGTTTGTGGCATTAATAGTGTGAGTAGATCGGTGTTATCTAATGCCGCTGCTGCTTTTGCTGGAATGGTGATGGGACGGCTAAAACTTTCCAAAGAATCAGCCACTGATAATGAGAAGCCTACATTGGGTATAACGATGTTCGGGGTTACAACTCCTTGTGTCAATGCTGTCAAAGATAGATTAGCTCAAGAAGGATTCGAACCCTTAGTTTTCCACGCCACTGGTATAGGAGGAAGGGCTATGGAAGATCTTGTCAGAGCCGGACTTATACAG GGTGTTTTGGATATCACCACAACCGAGGTAGCTGATTACATTGTAGGAGGAAACATGGCATGCGACAGTTCACGTTTCGATGCCATATTAGATAAGAAGATACCCTTGGTTCTAAGCGTAGGTGCATTAGATATGGTGAACTTTGGACCCAGACCCACGgtaccttcaaattttcaacaGAGAAAGATTTACGAACACAATGAACAG GTTACACTAATGCGAACTACAactgatgagaatatgaaattTGCAGCGTTCATCGCAAAGAAGTTAAACAAGTCATCATCAAAGGTTCGTGTCTGCTTGCCAAAGATGGGAGTTTCTGCCTTAGATGCACCAGACAAGGCGTTCTATGATCCAGAGGCTACTGGTGCTCTTATACATGAAATGCAGAGGATAATTGAAACAAATGAAGATCGCCAG GTTAAAGTTTTTCCATATCATATAAATGATTTGGAGTTCTCAAATGCGCTAGTGGATTCATTCTTGGAGGTTTGTACAAATTTTAAGGGTGTCAGTAGTCAAGCAATTGATGAACCTTTAAAAGGCACTCAAGATAAAACTTCTGGTGCTGTGATAAGTTCCCGGAGCATTATATCAATATCTCACAGTCTTAGCAGCTTTCCCAATGCCAAACCAG AAACGATACAAAGGACACAGGCTATATTGCAAAGATTGAAAGCTCAAATAAGTGCGGGAAAACCCATCATTGGTGCTGGTGCAGGGACAGGCATATCTGCTAAATTTGAAGAAGTTGGTGGAGTGGATCTGATTGTTCTCTACAATTCAGGGCGCTTTAGGATGGCTGGAAGGGGGTCCTTAGCTGGTCTTTTGCCATTTGCTGATGCAAATGCAATAGTACTTGACATGGCGAATGAAGTGTTGCCT GTGGTGAAAGAAGTACCCGTTCTGGCTGGAGTCTGCGCAACCGACCCATTTCGGAGGATGGATTTCTTCCTGAAGCAATTGGAATCCATTGGTTTCCCAGGGGTACAGAACTTTCCAACTGTGGGACTATTTGATGGTAATTTTAGACAAAATTTAGAAGAGACTGGAATGGGATATAG TTTGGAGGTTGAGATGATTGCAAAAGCTCATGAAATGGGACTGTTAACTACCCCATATGCTTTCAACCAAGATGAAGCCATTTCTATGGCAAAAGCTGGTGCTGACATAATAGTGGCTCACATGGGACTCACAACATCTGGTCATATCGGTGCAAAAACAGCTGTCTCAATCGACGAGAGTGTACTTCTAGTGCAAGCAATAGCCGATGCTGCTCATCAGATCAACCCTTCTGCTATTGTTCTTTGCCATGGAG GTCCGATATCTGGTCCCAAAGAAGCAGAATATGTATTGAAGAGAACAAATGGAGTTCATGGATTCTATGGTGCATCAAGTTTGGAGAGGCTACCAGTTGAAGAAGCCATTACAGCTACAGTTCAGCAGTACAAATCAATTTCTATTACTTGA